The following are encoded in a window of uncultured Sphaerochaeta sp. genomic DNA:
- a CDS encoding AraC family transcriptional regulator, translating to MARIREKGEGFPKEKLYVIPRSMLDAFKSNPALRGFVISDAGYFPHARYHLRQRLHGCEQNIFIYCEEGEGFVSIDGTVSHLSKGQAITIPEKTAHLYGASKDHPWSIYWFHFAGDFSPTYVPRALSGRGIKIPHASQSVILGLFTQVFTPLSRGYTHRYLLAASSAAALILSLSYEQEYFTTDTLNVPGVRVIEDLIAYAQSHLTEEITLETFISRSQYSPSRIIQLFKEVTGYSPMAFVQHLRMQRACYYLDATPEPINRIAEYVGFTDQFYFSRVFKKIIGVSPREYRKVAHT from the coding sequence ATGGCAAGAATTCGTGAGAAGGGAGAGGGCTTTCCCAAGGAGAAGCTCTATGTGATCCCCCGCAGTATGCTGGATGCGTTCAAATCAAATCCAGCTCTTCGTGGTTTTGTGATCTCTGATGCAGGGTATTTCCCCCATGCCCGATACCACCTTCGTCAGCGTCTGCATGGGTGTGAGCAGAACATCTTCATCTACTGTGAGGAGGGGGAGGGGTTTGTGAGCATTGATGGAACAGTGAGCCATTTATCCAAGGGGCAAGCCATTACCATTCCAGAGAAAACTGCCCATCTCTATGGGGCAAGCAAGGATCACCCTTGGTCGATCTACTGGTTTCACTTTGCAGGTGATTTTTCCCCGACCTATGTACCCAGAGCACTCTCAGGGAGAGGTATCAAGATTCCCCATGCTTCCCAGTCGGTTATCCTTGGGTTGTTCACTCAGGTGTTCACCCCGCTCTCCAGAGGCTATACGCATCGCTACCTGCTTGCAGCAAGCAGCGCTGCTGCCCTGATCCTCTCGCTCTCCTATGAGCAGGAGTATTTTACTACCGACACATTGAATGTTCCCGGGGTGCGGGTTATTGAGGACCTGATCGCCTATGCCCAGAGTCACCTGACCGAGGAGATAACCCTTGAAACGTTTATCTCACGTTCCCAGTACAGTCCAAGTAGGATTATCCAGCTATTCAAGGAGGTGACCGGCTACTCTCCGATGGCGTTTGTGCAGCACCTGAGGATGCAGCGGGCTTGTTACTATCTCGATGCCACCCCTGAGCCAATTAACCGCATTGCAGAGTATGTGGGATTTACTGACCAGTTCTATTTTTCTCGCGTTTTTAAGAAGATAATTGGGGTATCTCCCAGAGAATATAGAAAGGTTGCACACACATAA
- a CDS encoding AraC family transcriptional regulator — protein sequence MNYHSPGVLEPSKIFLYSASARARSLFYYLLCIGHYHCSAEYLVARQRYDSYLLIYTLSGSGYVLQGGEYRAVGTGSIALLDCYQAHTYKASKEGWEILWMHIDGPILRSWFSALSQGGEPVIQLLPSAYVVERNLYQIFSVFDKKETVNEARISQLITNVMTELYLARFAGEKTSSVDAIEEVLTYISMHIEQSLSVEDLASRANLSPYYFSRLFKQSTGFSPHEYMLNHRVANAKYLLRTTDFPIKKVASCCGFSTASSFCTNFKKRVGSSPLQYREGEKQHGKNS from the coding sequence ATGAATTACCATAGTCCTGGAGTATTAGAACCTTCAAAAATTTTTCTTTATAGTGCCAGCGCTCGCGCTCGGTCCCTTTTCTATTACTTGCTCTGTATTGGTCACTACCATTGTAGTGCTGAATATCTTGTTGCGCGACAACGCTACGACAGTTATCTTCTGATCTACACCCTCTCCGGCTCTGGGTATGTCCTCCAGGGTGGGGAATATAGAGCGGTGGGGACAGGAAGCATCGCCTTGCTTGACTGTTATCAGGCGCATACCTACAAAGCATCGAAGGAAGGGTGGGAGATTCTCTGGATGCATATAGATGGACCCATCTTGAGAAGTTGGTTTTCAGCACTCTCCCAGGGAGGGGAGCCTGTGATACAGTTGCTTCCATCCGCGTATGTGGTTGAGCGCAACCTCTACCAGATATTCTCCGTATTTGACAAAAAGGAAACGGTCAATGAGGCACGGATTTCCCAGTTGATCACCAATGTGATGACTGAACTCTACCTTGCCCGGTTTGCAGGTGAGAAGACCTCCAGTGTGGATGCCATTGAGGAAGTACTTACCTATATATCGATGCATATCGAGCAGTCGCTGAGTGTCGAGGACCTTGCCAGTCGTGCAAATCTCAGTCCTTACTACTTTTCCCGGCTCTTCAAGCAGAGTACCGGGTTTTCCCCGCATGAATACATGCTCAACCACCGGGTGGCGAATGCCAAGTACCTCTTGCGTACCACTGATTTCCCGATCAAGAAGGTTGCTTCCTGCTGTGGGTTTTCAACAGCGAGTTCTTTTTGTACGAACTTCAAGAAACGGGTAGGATCGAGTCCGCTGCAGTATAGGGAGGGGGAGAAGCAACATGGCAAGAATTCGTGA